In the Paroedura picta isolate Pp20150507F chromosome 15, Ppicta_v3.0, whole genome shotgun sequence genome, one interval contains:
- the FAM43B gene encoding protein FAM43B, translating to MRSPGEAGWEKAAGRSRRRGGLVGKVPRGSLPCALPAPALLGAGRRKPEPGEKAPRSRASRPLPPALRGAPCAMLPWRRSKFVLVEGERPGKGKSLGPGLSYASLLSGLVRSCPDLLPQCPLGRLGGVFRSKRQKVELNRDDPSYTVWYLGNAVTLQAKGEGCTEEAVEKIWAKSDYGASGTKMRLTLGPHGIRMSPSAEKGARRPGHAYLLHRITCCVADRRHPKVFSWVYRHQVKNKAVVLRCHAVLVSKAEKARAMALLLYQTSRSAFNEFKRLKKQNDARRLQQQLLGEAIVPWVPLRKLLNCKCPYRPPPERNRSAPRLSAIREEEEEDESGGKEDKGPGAPRGSSHGGVDGTAADSIVGACREHGVRSVRGRPDGASPRGQTATSLASKTGKGRERSEVLTLARELRVCTLRSPLPRLDTSAWEDPVKLSCLPS from the coding sequence ATGCGGAGCCCGGGCGaagccggctgggagaaggcggctggCCGGAGCCGGAGGCGAGGAGGGCTCGTTGGAAAGGTGCCGCGGGGCAGCCTCCCCTGCGCCCTTCCCGCCCCGGCGCTGCTTGGAGCCGGGAGGCGCAAACCGGAGCCGGGCGAGAAAGCGCCCCGTAGCCGTGCCAGCCGGCCGCTTCCCCCGGCTCTCCGCGGTGCGCCGTGCGCGATGCTGCCGTGGCGGCGGAGCAAGTTCGTGCTGGTGGAGGGAGAGCGGCCGGGCAAGGGCAAGAGCCTGGGCCCGGGCCTGAGCTACGCCTCGCTGCTGTCGGGCTTGGTGCGCTCCTGCCCGGACCTGCTTCCCCAGTGCCCCCTGGGCCGCCTGGGCGGCGTCTTCCGCAGCAAGCGCCAGAAGGTGGAGCTCAACCGCGACGACCCCTCCTACACGGTGTGGTACCTGGGCAACGCCGTCACCCTGCAGGCCAAGGGCGAGGGCTGCACCGAGGAGGCCGTCGAGAAGATCTGGGCCAAGAGCGACTACGGCGCCAGCGGCACCAAGATGCGCCTCACCCTGGGGCCCCACGGCATCCGCATGAGCCCCTCGGCCGAGAAGGGGGCCCGCCGGCCCGGCCACGCCTACCTGCTCCACCGCATCACCTGCTGCGTGGCCGACCGGCGGCACCCCAAGGTCTTCTCCTGGGTCTACCGCCACCAGGTCAAGAACAAGGCGGTGGTGCTGCGCTGCCACGCCGTCCTGGTCTCCAAGGCCGAGAAGGCCCGCGCCATGGCCCTGCTCCTCTACCAGACCTCCCGCTCGGCCTTCAACGAGTTCAAGCGGCTCAAGAAGCAGAACGACGCCCGGCggctccagcagcagctgctgggcGAGGCCATCGTGCCCTGGGTCCCGCTCCGCAAGCTCCTCAACTGCAAGTGCCCCTACCGGCCTCCCCCGGAGAGGAACCGCAGCGCCCCGAGGCTGAGCGCCAtccgagaggaggaggaggaagacgagagtggcgggaaggaggacaaggggCCCGGGGCTCCCCGCGGCTCAAGTCATGGCGGTGTCGACGGCACCGCGGCCGACTCGATTGTCGGCGCCTGCCGGGAGCACGGCGTGAGGAGCGTCCGTGGCCGCCCCGACGGCGCATCTCCTCGCGGCCAAACTGccaccagtctggcttccaagaCGGGCAAAGGCCGAGAGAGGTCAGAGGTCCTGACCTTGGCCCGCGAGCTGAGGGTCTGCACTTTGAGGAGCCCCCTGCCCCGTCTGGACACGTCCGCCTGGGAAGATCCTGTAAAGCTATCCTGCCTCCCTTCGTAG
- the UBXN10 gene encoding UBX domain-containing protein 10: protein MAAASHLNVAPPERQASAGIAEPPLWQPPSVTMHVTRPKSAKGRTRPSLNYSHSVEAISCRVPLSPQPLVPCEEPGSGRRAASSQQVCQPVQASPAEIPDLLQQVPARTSSSLNKYRVLPSISRKELRRGAVEAMSEQASQLRVSGRAKEEEQGFRARPRERVPVTKRDRGSGEHAQTSPPPLEAKPFGKMKEGSPSLSTPAPEEPSEKEPRLLLAVRSPSGQRFEHHFRPTDSLEAVLAAAERINSTVYRRCSIETVEVPRRTFSDLTKSLQECAIPHKSVLCILQEEPEGEL from the coding sequence ATGGCTGCTGCTTCACATCTGAACGTAGCACCCCCTGAACGGCAAGCCTCCGCGGGCATCGCAGAGCCTCCCCTCTGGCAGCCACCCTCTGTCACCATGCACGTCACTCGGCCGAAATCTGCAAAGGGGCGCACGAGGCCAAGCTTGAACTACTCCCACAGCGTGGAGGCCATTTCCTGTCGAGTGCCATTGTCCCCCCAGCCGTTAGTTCCCTGCGAGGAGCCCGGGAGCGGCCGGAGGGCAGCCTCTTCCCAGCAAGTGTGCCAACCCGTCCAGGCGTCCCCTGCCGAAATCCCAGACCTCCTCCAGCAGGTGCCCGCCCGTACCTCCTCGTCCTTGAACAAATACAGGGTGCTCCCGTCCATCAGTCGGAAGGAGCTGAGGAGAGGCGCGGTGGAAGCCATGTCCGAACAGGCGAGTCAACTCCGAGTCAGCGGCCGAGcgaaggaggaagagcagggcttCAGAGCTCGCCCCCGAGAGAGAGTGCCCGTGACAAAACGCGACAGGGGCAGCGGCGAACATGCGCAAACATCACCCCCTCCTTTGGAAGCAAAGCCATTCGGGAAAATGAAAGAAGGAAGTCCCTCCCTGTCAACGCCGGCTCCGGAAGAGCCCTCCGAGAAGGAGCCCCGGTTGCTCTTGGCCGTCCGGTCGCCTTCAGGCCAGAGGTTCGAACACCACTTCCGGCCAACCGACAGCCTCGAGGCCGTCCTCGCGGCGGCCGAGCGAATAAACTCAACCGTGTACAGGCGCTGCAGCATCGAAACGGTGGAAGTGCCTCGCCGGACCTTCTCGGACCTCACCAAGTCCCTGCAAGAGTGCGCCATCCCCCACAAGTCAGTGCTGTGCATCTTGCAGGAGGAGCCCGAGGGAGAGCTTTAA
- the LOC143824895 gene encoding ATP-dependent RNA helicase DDX19A isoform X2 has protein sequence MGFNRPSKIQENALPMMLAEPPQNLIAQSQSGTGKTAAFVLAMLSRVEPENRYPQCLCLSPTYELALQTGKVIEQMGRFYPELNLSYAVRGNKLERGQKISEQIVIGTPGTVLDWCSKLKFIDPKKIKVFVLDEADVMIATQGHQDQSIRIQRMLPRDCQMLLFSATFEDSVWKFAEKVVPDPNVIKLKREEETLDTIKQYYVVCNSREEKFLALCNIYGAITIAQAMIFCHTRKTAGWLAGELSKEGHQVALLSGEMMVEQRAAVIERFREGKEKVLVTTNVCARGIDVEQVSVVINFDLPVDKDGNPDNETYLHRIGRTGRFGKRGLAVNMVDSKHSMNILNRIQEHFNKKIDKLNAHDLDEIEKITN, from the exons ATGGGTTTCAACAGACCATCCAAAATCCAGGAGAATGCATTGCCTATGATGCTGGCGGAACC CCCTCAGAACCTGATTGCACAGTCTCAGTCTGGTACCGGCAAGACGGCGGCGTTTGTCCTGGCCATGCTTAGCCGAGTAGAACCCGAGAACAGATATCCACAG TGTCTGTGCCTTTCTCCGACGTACGAGCTGGCGCTGCAGACCGGAAAGGTGATTGAACAGATGGGCAGGTTTTATCCGGAGCTGAATCTCTCCTACGCGGTCCGGGGCAATAAGC TGGAGCGGGGTCAGAAGATCTCCGAGCAGATCGTGATCGGGACCCCGGGCACCGTCCTGGACTGGTGCTCTAAGCTCAAATTCATCGATCCCAAGAAGATCAAAGTCTTCGTCTTGGACGAGGCAGACGTCATGATAGCCACTCAAGGGCACCAAGATCAGAGCATCCGTATTCAGAG GATGCTGCCGAGAGACTGCCAGATGCTCCTCTTCTCGGCCACCTTCGAAGACTCTGTGTGGAAATTTGCAGAGAAGGTCGTGCCCGACCCGAACGTCATCAAGCTGAAGCGCGAGGAGGAAACCCTGGACACCATCAAGCAGTACTACGTTGTGTGCAACAGCCGCGAGGAGAAATTCCTCGCCCTCTGCAACATTTACGGCGCCATCACGATCGCGCAAGCCATGATCTTCTGCCAT ACCCGCAAAACGGCAGGCTGGCTAGCGGGCGAGCTTTCCAAGGAAGGCCATCAGGTGGCGCTCTTGAGCGGCGAGATGATGGTGGAGCAGCGAGCGGCGGTGATTGAGCGTTTCCGGGAAGGCAAAGAGAAAGTCCTGGTGACCACAAACGTCTGTGCCAGAG GGATCGATGTGGAACAGGTCTCTGTCGTCATCAACTTCGACCTCCCGGTGGACAAAGACGGGAACCCCGACAACGAGACGTACCTTCACCGCATCGGACGCACGGGGCGCTTTGGGAAGCGAGGGCTGGCCGTCAACATGGTGGATAGCAAGCACAGCATGAACATCCTCAACAGAATCCAGGAGCATTTCA ACAAGAAGATCGATAAACTGAACGCACACGACTTGGACGAGATAGAGAAAATAACTAACTGA